The Panicum hallii strain FIL2 chromosome 5, PHallii_v3.1, whole genome shotgun sequence genome contains the following window.
TTCTTTCTGACTGAAAACAGATGTGAGGCTCATATATACTGACCAAGAAGACATGTACGTACGTACTGTTTCATTCATCAGCTAGACGTCAGAGGATTGCTTCTGCAGATTACACTGACTTTTTTCCCCTAGTACCATGGGCATTCTTGTGTCGTAAAAATGGAAGAAGAGTGATGTAGTGTTTGGATCCTAGGTTAAATTTTAGCCCATGTCATATCGAATATTCATTTCTAATTACGAGTATTAAACGTAGACTAATTATAATTGTACAGTGGAGgctaatttgcgagacgaacctattaagcctaattagtctgACAATATGGTGTTACAGTAAATATAAGCTAataatggattaattaggcttaatggatCCATCTCGCGAAATAGCCtccatctatgtaattagttttataattactACTCTTAATTAGTGATGAAATATTCAAGGTGATATGGATTAAAGCATAAGTTTAGTCCTCCTCGGATTCAAACACCTCCTAACTTTGAGCGCCCGAAGAACTCGGTGGCAGTAGCTCAAAAACAATAAAAGACTTGAAACGAAGGCATCATTCAGAGTTTTTAAATGTTATGGCCCCCCAAAAGAATCAGAAACAATGATTTCGCAACAAACCTAGTACCGACAGAGAGATGCCTGGCAGCGTCATCCGTCCGGCTAGTCGAGCGAGCCAGTGGTCCTGCTACATGTTCACATGACCTCTACTCTCCCCAGCTTCAATTATTGGAAAAGTGCGAGCCAGTACTCCATTGCACAAGTTGAGAATGATATATGTCGACACATTTTTTCTGTTCTTTTTTgcagttgggggggggggggggggggaggggggagagACTTGAGACATATTACTGTACTTTAAAAAACAAGAGTTCAGAAAGAACAGGAAAGGGGACATATCACTGTACTGCAGGACAGAAGATCCTGTGCTTCAGCCTTCATCAATTCCTTGTTCTCCTGAAAGATTTGATCTGAGGAAGCCCAGTGGAAATGGGGTCTCAATTTTGAATCCATGGACATTTCCTTCAGTTCATAGAATGAAATGACAGCATCTTTCAAACAGAAAGAATGAAATGGCAGAACTGAGTATTAACATTGAATTAAGTAACTTTTGGGAAATCAAATAGTGATCAGCAAGAGGCTCGGTCAAGAAAAAGCTAGGATCCAAAGCTTTATTTCATCATGGGTGTTCCTGAATGCGAACAAGCTTTCTCTGGAAACAAGCAGAGAAGGACGTGATCATGGATTCATGGTGGCTCCCGGGCACACAGAGCTAGAGCTAGCCTCTAAAGTCAACCTACTAACCCTAGCGACGCAGATCGACACTGTCACCATCCAACAGCAAGCTAGCATAGCACCCGTGCACGATTCACCCATGGCCCGCATCCGCATCTGGGTTCACGCAGTGCCGTGACAGCGCTCGCGCTGTGCCCGGCCGTCTGGCCCGCCGCCGGCTGGCCGGCCGGGCGGGACGTGGCGCACAGGAGCAGTTTCGTTCCACGCTTGGGCAACCGGAGGAGGCGCGGTGAACCGGCGGCCGATCTACCCCGCTGCTCAGCCCTTGCGACTCGTCAAGGGGCCATCGCGAgagcgacggcgaggccgacaGGGCTTGTTCCTTTCCTCACCGGTGCTCGCTCTCGGCGTCGCTCTCTGTTGCCCCGGCGAGGCGGCGTCCCGGCGCGAGATATTTTCGTGGTCGTGGCCGCTCCGACGTCGGGGCGGGCCATGTATGCGCCGTGCGCGCGCGTGCCAGGCCGTGCGCAGGCATGTGGCCGCGGCACACGACGACGGCGGCCGGGATCCGATCTGCCAGAGCGTGACGCGAGCGAGAAGTGAGAACAGTATCGCGCGCGTCGACCGGGACCTTGCCCGCCACTGCCGCTGGGCCCTGCTCCGTCCGGCGAGCCGTTGCCCTCGTCCATCTATCTTCCCGGCCGGCGACGACGATGCTCTTGCCCTGTCATCTCACTCAATGGTACGGTGCCCCAGGCCCAGGGCTGGCCCGGCCTGGCGAAACAACGTGCGCCGGCCGCGGTATCTGAGCAGCACCATTCATAGTCGTCTCGTCTGTCTGACACGGCGGATTCGGACGTAAGCACAAGCAGGAAGACGATGGGTCTGTCTGATGGCCCATTTATTCGTCGTCCATGCACCATTCAGATTCCGCACCGTCGGATTGAGCTAGAAGACGGCGACAGTTGACACCAGAGGCGCTCCACACAGGCCAGGCAGGAGGGCAGCGAGGAGTGCGCGCCGGCCCCGCCGCACAGGCGGCACAGCGACGGTTAGCTCGACGGGCGGGCAGGCGGGCGCGACACGCGGCGGCCCGGCGGCGAGCGAGCGTGGCCACCGCGGGCGTCACTCGTCGGAACGGTGGACGGATCCGGCGGGTGGGGCCCGGAGATATGCTCGCCACGGTGCCCCCCGGGCCCCAGGGATCGGAGCAGGGCTTGACGGCCCCGTCCCCGTTGCCAAAACCGCCGCCCGAACGCGACGGCTTTTGTTGCCTAGCAAGGTAGCGTTGCTCTGGGTTAGCGTCACCCGATAGCTCCCGTGTCGCATTCCTGTCCCTAGTGATCCGACGATCTAGATACCCTAGGCCACTTACTACACTTGAATGAGAATAGAGAGTTGACGAGTTAAGACAAGCAGGTTCAGCTGAGTCTGCACGGCAAGATTTGGCACAGTTTTGAAGCGTCACAATTCACAAACCATGCTCCTCAACTTTTTTCTAATGGAACGCACACAATCTCGATGGTGGTCGCACGGCGCGTAGGGGTGAGTACACGTTATTTGTTTGGGAGAAAAATTATAACAAAAAAGCCCAATCGAAGAATACCACCATCGCTTAGCGGCGAGTCCCAACTCAAAAGCCCAACCAAAAAGGAATGGGCCTTTCTCGGGGTCGGCCCACCCAACAGTCAGGCCCTAAGAAGCCCATATCTTCAGGGCGACGACGGACGGGACCTCCCATGAACAACATCTCAAGGCCCAACTGGCAAAACCCCAAGCGACCTCCGCCTCCCCACACCACCAGTCGGATCGTCGGGCACAAGctcaagcggcggcggcggcgaagagcgAGCGCCAGGCGCGGGGTCGCATCGGGCGGGAGGACGGAGAATAGTTCGGCTTCCGCCCTCTTCCGGGAACAGAGATGCCGCTGTACGACTGCATGCTGCTGGTGAAGCCGCTGGTGACCAGGGAGGCCATGTCGGAGCTGGTGGCGCGGGTGGCGCGCCGCGCGTACCAGCGCAACGGGGTCGTCACCGACGTCAAGTCCTTCGGCAAGGTGCATCTCGGGTACGGCATCAAGAAGCTCGACGGCCGCCACTACCAGgtccgcccccgccccccgcgaTTCGCCGCTGTTCTTTAACTCCGATCCTCTTCTCTCATTCGCTCACCGTTGCGGAGCGGCCAAGCTCTGGTGTGCCCGGCTAGATGGACGTTCTGCTTCTGCTGGAatggtgttcgacgaaatgcctaAGCGGGCTGTGGGTTCTGGGGTTTCGAAATTACCATTTGGCAGTGGATGGTGCCTCTGACGTGTTCGATGAAATGGCCAAATAGATTTCACCGTAGGATTCATCAATGTTGGAGGGCCTTAGCTTTAGCATTCCTATTGGAATTGTTCTTTAGCGAAGATGTTAGTGTTGTTGTGATTGTTTGCTTGCTTGGAGCTAGTGTTCTGTAGTCCAAGTTTATGATCGCCCTGATGGTGTGCTTCAGATAACAATACCTAACTCAAAACACTTCTTTTTCCCTCGTATATATTGTATGTAACTATGAACTACCTTAATAAAACATGTTCCTAAAGCCATATTACATGTGGAATGATGGGCATTCATcaaggtttttttttttgcctagTTCATGTTTTGGTACTCTGTTCGTAGAATTCTTTTGACCAGGCCTTTTTTCACAAAAGGTTTATTAAGCTAAAGTATAAAGATCTTTTAATTTGCTGGACAGAAGTATTTCTTGGTAGTACAAAGTGCAAATATTGCAGATGATAAACAGTTCATGTGTTCCAAGTATGTTTAGGTTTTTACTTTGCATTAAGAGCTATATTTCTCAGCCTGCAAACGTTTTTTCAGACCAAAGCCCCAAACTTGGACCTGCTTTTGTTGGAAGTGAACAAACTAACTGTTGCATACAACAATTAGGTCTTATGAAGTTCAGAACAGTATCCAGAAAGCATTGTCTCACATGACAGTATACCATTTCAACTATGTCTCGAGTACACACTACATAGCTTTGGAATTTAAGTTTGGACCTTATGTGCCACTCTTTAGCGCTGTATGCCAAAACTGTACATTGGCTTTTGAGCTAGGCACATCAATTTGATTATCTGTATCTTTTAGCAAAGGTTTGGGATATTACATCTCCCTTGTAATTCTCTCCCTCTGCTAGGTTGCCATAATGGCATAACCAATCATAATAGTGGTTCCACTTTTCTCGCTGACTTACGGTATCCTTTTCCACTTCCTTGATGTGAGACCATTTTTTTGCTACagcatttttttttaaaaaatcatATCAACATTGTGGTCGAAAGTTCGAGTATCGCTTCACAGCTTGGCACAAGATAACGATTAATCAGTTATAGCATACTGCATATAGCTTTCTATTCGATATTCCAAGATCGGGCGATTGTTTTTTTAGAAAGCTTTCCCTGCTTTTATAGAAAGCATATAGAGTTTTGTCACTACCGATTCAGCTACTAGATACTTCAGAGCTACATGAAGTCTTCCTGCGAATCATCCCTTGGCATCTTTCAGAATTTCTTCAGTATGCCTCTCTGACTTTGTTCTTGGTCCCTGTGAGCTTTGTATAATGAAGTCCTTAGTTCTCCTCTTTAAACACACATATGATAATAGTAAGGCAGGACCGCTGGAACCGATTTGGTTGTTTTGATCAAAAAGGAAAATTATGCTGTTATAACTTTAGAGAATGTCAggcctgattttttttttggattCTGCAAAGAATGCTTAATTTTCAAATGGATTGCCGATAACATAACTGTGGCAAAAAAAAAACCCAATAAGGCAACAAAAAATGCTTCTAAGAATCATTGGGTGGTAATAAGTGGAGTTGACACGTAATCTCAATTTTAGTGTTTCTGCTTCATGCATGATTGATGGAAGTACTTTGTGATGAGCTGATTTACTATTAGCAAAAAGAAATAAACATGTAGCTGCTTTAGGGAGAACTATAGACTTTGTTGTGACTTTACCCGCATGGGTTAATCTATCAATCCTCTTCTAAGGATTGCTGAACAGTAGAGCAGATAATTAGAATGGTTAAAGCGTTGATAGAGGCACAATGAATGCTTTCAGTTACCTGCCAACGATGAAGCTTAAACCATTTCCAAGTTTTTTTTAACCTATTGCCTGGATGGGATAGCGAAAAGTGATACCtacatatatatatttcttTTGTTGAGCACATATTCATTTACGTGAACCTGCCCTTGTGTTGGTGTCTTAAAGACTGTTTTCCCATTTACAGGGCCAGCTTATGCAAATGACCATGATGGTTCCACCTTCCTTCACTCAAGAACTTCACTATCTGAACAAGGAGGACAGGCTGCTTCGCTGGCTGGTTGTGAAGCATAGAGATGCAGTATACGGTCTGGAGTTCATCAACGAGGATGATGGGAGGAACGAGATGAGCGGTTTCAGTCTTGCTCATAAGAAAGCTGACTACGATATCGAAGAATGCTCCGATGACTCTGAGTCTGAGTTCCTGTCATCCTCCGACGAGGATTCTGAGGAATACAAGTatgagggcgaggaggaggagaagtaGAATTGCTTCTCCAGATTTCTGCAGTTTCAGTCTGTATTGGCAGATATCTTTTCTTACAAACCATATGTTGTCTTCCTAATATCACTCGCTATAGTAGGATGAGAATTGACAAGCAGAACCTCTGAACTTGATTGCCACATATTTTTGCATCCCAGAGTATGCCTGTAATATGAAGTTTCTGGCGTGCTCTTGTTCTGGCAAAGCATGTTGTATGACCCTGTACGGTAGGTTTGAATAAGCTACAAATCTTTTAGTGCTAACAGTTGCTACAAGGTTCTTTCTTACACCGCTCTCTGATGAGTTTAATCATGTGACAGCAGCAGTTTCATTGATCCATTCCATACGATTGCAACAACACAGGTGTATCATTTATTTCATCTATACAGAAATAATTTGTACAAAGAAGTGTGTTGCTGCTATGATCTGCTCCTAGTAGGTTCCGGTATACAGAACATGCGCCAGACAAGGATCAAACCATCGGcggccatggccggcgaggaTCGATCAGAAGCGATCCGCCAGCCTCCAGAGCCACCCCAAGATGCCGTCGTCGCCCTCGTCGTCGGAGTCGGAGTCGCTATCAGAGTCCGAGTCCGTCTCGTACGGCCGCTCCTTCACGTCGtccgcttcctcttcctgcgcctccgcctccgcctcccccgCAAGCGGCTCCTCGGAGCTGCCCCGGGCCACTAACGCGCTGCCCGCGTGCGCCGGCTCGCCGCCGCACCGAAAGACGAGGCACAGCAGGGAGGACCGCTGCCGGGGCTCCTCCTCGGGCACGGCGAGCGCGGTGCCCTGCTCAGCCGCCTCGTCGCAGTTCGCGCCCCCCGCCGGCTTGGGCAGCAGCGGCTCCGCGGCCGCCTCGCGGTCGACGATGGCGTGGAGCGCCCGTGGTGGAAGGTCGACggggcggcgcgccggcgcgggggcCACCAGGAGGCAGCAGACGGCGAAGGCGAGGACGACGGCTGCGCCGGCGCGAGCCATGTACCTGTTCGTCGCGGTGGCCCAAGCTCAACGGGCGGTCGGGGGATCGGGACGGGAGCTAAAGCGAGGCGATGAAATGAGACTCGGACGAGCATGGGATTAGCATCAGCTTTAATAATGGAGAATTTGGCGCTTGATTAGTCGCTAAGGAAGCTTCCCTCGTCGTTTTCGTGTTACTGCTTACGAGAGGGGGAGACGAGTGCAGAGATCGAGCAGAGTGACCGAGCAAGCAAGCTAGGTTTTTGGCAACAACATCATGGAACCAAATGGATGCCAAGTCATGCCATGTTTCATTTATCGACTACTTGATCCATGTGAATGGTTTAATTTGATCCTTGTAGAGAAAGTTTTGTGCTAACCGTTTTGAAGTGAAAGAATTTCTGAATTGTTAATGAAAGTGGGTTTACTTTGTCCTATTTTTTTCCTTGCAGGCGTACATAGATGTTTTCCCCCGAAAAGATGCGTAGGACGGGGTTGGTATATATGCTAAGGGAGGAcaaagtcaaaaaaaaaaagaaaaaagaatggAGATGGTAATATACAAGTACTAGTAGCAGCTTGGTGACAGCATTCTTCAGACTTGCAGAGCTTGGACATGATGCAGGTTCTGGCTACATTGTCAATGAAGTTGTTTTAATTTAATACCCCCATCACAGTTGCACGTATCTATTTCTTATTGGTTTGAGATTAACTTGTCATCCGTATCATTGGATCTTTACAGAGAGCACTTGTCACCGTCGACGTACGTGTCATCTGTATGTTGGATGAATTCAAACTTCGCTCTGAGTAACTCAAAAGAAGTCATCCATCAAAAGCTGATGGGTACCATCTCGATCGAAACTATGCAAAGTTCGTACCAAGGGGACTTGTAAAAATACCCCTCTAGATATAAATAAGTAACCTTTTTTTATTTCTGAATCTTGAGTTTGGATATTTAAAAATGTAAGTGCTGCTATTATATTTTTGTCAAAAATTTATAACCAAACTGAAGATAGTAGGAATTTCACGGAAAGCAGCATATATAATTCCTTGAGGAGAATGGGATAATTAGTTCTGGAGTTCCAAACGAGACCTATGCCTTCTTCGATTAGAGTCCTGCTGAAGCTTGGACATCCGTCCAGGAGCCCTGTGCCGGCTACAGCTCCGGCAGCCGGATGCCTCTACATACTAAGCTAGAGATGCCCTTGTATGTTTTTCCTAATCGCACACGCTGTGCATCGTCATACATACATAAGCATGACGTGACCTAGCTAGCTAGGGAAGAAGATCGAGTTCTATCTTTTTGCTTCAAGCTAAGTGGATTACCTCAAAGACGCCTGTTCCAGCTTTATGAATCTCAAGATGCATTGGTCAGTCAGTCAGTAGTCTCTCCCGTTGCATTGGTGTTTATTGAGCTGAGTGTAAATGCTAACACATTTGTAATATGCGCTTAATAAATAAATTAAATACATACAGTTTGTCAAGCAGATTTCGCCAGATGGCATGTATGGTCGCGGGCACCTAGTAGCTACCAGCTGAAGGCAGCATCGTACTGCTCCCATCATCGTCGCCATTCTCCCCAGACACACAAGTTATTTCAGGTTTATTAATCCGCATCACGAAGCAGAGGGAGATGCATGCGCGTGCGGCTAGCTTTTCCATCGtatccatgcatgcatgcgatCGAGGTTTTCCGTTCTCCGATATATATATACCTCGCTCGAAATTAAACCTTACTAGGAATCATATATATCTGACCATCTTCTCAAGATCAGGCTCGCTAGCTCTTCAATATCATCGTCAAGACCTCAAACCACTCCATCACATTTTGCTATGGCCTGGCTATATATATGTATCGATCGGCACCCAAATTAAGCTAGCATCCCCGGCCCTGTACTGTAGACTGTAGTGAAGCATGCAACACCCAGAATTACAGTAGTCACTGAAGCCACACAATCACAATCCCAGAATTACTGCGCTAATTAGCAATGTTCTGAcagaaatatatatatatatatagccacaaCATTACAGGGTTCAGTCTTAAAGTCGTTGATCGTCCTCTGATGATCATCATTATTAGACCCTAAGAACTACTCCTCCTCCAGTATGTATATGATATATTACTACGTTACTACATTACATACTAAGCAAGCAGCAGCTAAGTTTGACCTGGGAGTCAACAAAAGCCATGCGAGTTCACACAGCATGCAGCTGCACACGCGCAGAGGCGATAGACTAGCTAGCTAGGGAGAACTCAACGACTCTCCTTTGCCTTAGTCTATCGCCAATAGCGGCCATAGCTGATGCCAAAGCAGCACCTATATATGCATAAAAACTAGTCCGTCCGATCCCTGCCGTTTGACTGGCGTGGTAGCTAGTAGGCCGTCAAGCGAGCTCCTGGTTCTTCTCCACCACCCTCACCTCCTTGGCCGATCTCAGAACGCTCGCCTGCACCATTGTTTGTTGCCATTGTTGTCAATGTCATGATCGTTCACACAACAGCGGCTGATCAGACCGACAAGACAGCAAATCATGCATGTTGTAAAAGGAGGATGCTTTAAGGATAGGCATGCAGTCACCTGAGCCTCAGTGATCTCGACGGCGAACCCGTCGACGATGGCGAGAGACGACCTCTTCCGGTAGGAGTCGGGCTGGAGGAGCTTGGCGAGGAGCTTGTCGTGCTTGTGGCTCAGGTACGCGTCCAGGGTGGCGGACCCCTCCTTGGACCTGAATGAAAAACCAGATCGAGCATAACAATGTATGTAGAGTTGTCGCATTACGATGATTGATCGATGGCTGCTTACCGATCTGCTCGGAGGCGCTCGTAGACGGGGTCAAAGTTCATGAACACGAAGtacacctcctgctgctgcttcgCCATTATATTGCTCGATCGAACCAACggcggccttcttcttgccGGCCTCGATCTGCAGCTAGCTGATGGTACTGCAGCTTTATAGTAGTGGAGCACTAGCTAGAGTGAGCTGCCTATAGCTGTATTAGGGAGGAAGAGACAGAGAGCAACTTGTGTGTGCCTGCTTTGCTTGGTTGGCTCTCCATATCATTGCAATGGGCCGCTATTATTTATAGGCGGCTGGCAGTGGAGAGATCGAGTTGCAAAGAAGGTTAGTCTGCTAACTGCACCCAGATTAGCCTAGATCTAGAGCGAGTTAACTAACTAAGCACGCAGTGCAAGCAAGCAACAGACAAACCGTTGTTCAAGGGTTGATTTGGTCAAGGCCGCGCCGCGAGCGGTGATGAGAGCGAGCATCTCGCGCCAATATAATAAGCGCTCGCACATGTGTCGTCCGTCCCTAGCTAGCAGCAGTCAGATCACTTGCTTGCTGTGTCGATCGAGAGAGAGATGATCTGTGTGTGTACAGTGAATTGAAGTCCATGCATTCCCATGTATATTTTTATGCGTCTTGCTGCAGAAGCCAGATAAAGATGGAtgtacatgcatgcatgtttTGAATTTGTTCGCTCAGTCgtagtgaacgacgacgatgcAGCATGCCCAAAAGAAAGAATGTCTTGGATGGAATCTTGCACAGGGCGAGAAGAGGTCAAGGACTCGAGAT
Protein-coding sequences here:
- the LOC112895382 gene encoding uncharacterized protein LOC112895382, with the translated sequence MARAGAAVVLAFAVCCLLVAPAPARRPVDLPPRALHAIVDREAAAEPLLPKPAGGANCDEAAEQGTALAVPEEEPRQRSSLLCLVFRCGGEPAHAGSALVARGSSEEPLAGEAEAEAQEEEADDVKERPYETDSDSDSDSDSDDEGDDGILGWLWRLADRF
- the LOC112895384 gene encoding uncharacterized protein LOC112895384, translating into MPLYDCMLLVKPLVTREAMSELVARVARRAYQRNGVVTDVKSFGKVHLGYGIKKLDGRHYQGQLMQMTMMVPPSFTQELHYLNKEDRLLRWLVVKHRDAVYGLEFINEDDGRNEMSGFSLAHKKADYDIEECSDDSESEFLSSSDEDSEEYKYEGEEEEK
- the LOC112895219 gene encoding uncharacterized protein LOC112895219, translated to MAKQQQEVYFVFMNFDPVYERLRADRSKEGSATLDAYLSHKHDKLLAKLLQPDSYRKRSSLAIVDGFAVEITEAQASVLRSAKEVRVVEKNQELA